The following proteins come from a genomic window of Athalia rosae chromosome 1, iyAthRosa1.1, whole genome shotgun sequence:
- the LOC105693508 gene encoding FHF complex subunit HOOK interacting protein 2A-like, producing the protein MISSFHAALKNAVDVVSYNVAPPATALDDFTYHWKQLMNFYVNHLTNCKLPIESTNIPHHLDRLLGILLSEENLLGSENPGPCLEYLLQHRLLDLLATLASAETPPGMRLICLSFFKRLLTRLQHPLLPHVSIHSPVQRLITFCNGNVASPTENEEIQFLVALCFLICKYPNLIFVMNNVEIPQQRPKFVVNSARNKLDTQQITYAPTRTRNNSNPLFEPLNMQAVTLINPNFHHSDNGKKLSSTSSRHSAKSRDFRVNSSKQMPYMDDTLNLNSMEHERKVSNLSNVPHGRNEVESTSNSPNSLKNYVRFLSPSDNVAHQAAEVDEKCSQHTLIGSTETMKGLGSKIQDVRQSQIELKGDSLHLTASSSLDKMVAHCEMFENMSRAFGTDCHPNNRAKHHSENLQYSSNGTSPTRSSKCLLLDALISYLNSADNMVRVKACEGIMVLASLQDPLFARIIVKSELPFALSSRLENLFNLIPAHVDPNEIDEVNVTWGLDSPLWTSENEFPGCRQLAAFFMWLDYCDQLTREAYPVVGEVLAENIHVMFFQKVLTPALSDHHVVLITALITKCLKDMRSPLLNTEMNYWLVGHRRDPELPGIQPFPVMHQLIKNCYEGSDDLILETLRLFGEIIERRHEHVLHCLVLTHLTSRGYYNSGAADCAIASWSDEEDEREKTRCSLDLSYKQNHSRTLAPSNIHRIVNCFLSLLPRVLQSDLDANNYEQYITDWEKQYSSVLTECALLSWPLEAVKMDDLASLDSRPEADHCTPRFYPGEFLTMLFEKITNIPHQKYDINLQLTVLVSRLALLPHPYVHEFLLNPLLPLTPGTKSLFGCLQQVVKYLAIEVTKVKGYKQILKDIRLKLLQDSNDNQEKEDILFESVIITEEFCKELAAISYVKYYRSM; encoded by the exons ATGATCAGTAGTTTTCATGCTGCGTTAAAAAATGCTGTGGACGTGGTGAGTTATAAT gTTGCTCCACCGGCAACAGCCTTGGACGACTTTACGTACCACTGGAAAcagttgatgaatttttacgtGAATCATTTGACCAACTGTAAATTACCGATAGAATCTACAAACATTCCACATCACCTGGACCGATTACTCGGGATCCTGTTGAGTGAAGAAAACTTGCTAGGATCAGAAAATCCTGGGCCATGCTTAGAATATTTACTACAGCATCGTCTTTTGGACTTGCTAGCCACTTTAGCTAGCGCTGAGACACCACCAGGAATGAGATTGATCTGCTTATCGTTCTTCAAGAGGCTCCTGACCCGACTACAGCATCCACTGCTTCCTCATGTTTCAATTCACAGCCCTGTTCAGAGATTGATTACATTCTGCAATGGAAATGTTGCCTCCCCTactgaaaacgaagaaatacaATTTCTTGTGGCTCTTTGCTTCTTAATATGCAAATATCCAAACCTCATATTTGTTATGAATAATGTTGAAATACCACAACAGAGGCCAAAATTTGTAGTTAATTCGGCTCGAAACAAATTAGACACGCAACAAATTACATATGCACCTACAAGGACCAGGAACAACTCTAATCCATTGTTCGAGCCTCTGAACATGCAAGCAGTCACTTTAATAAATCCCAATTTCCATCATTCTGACAATGGAAAAAAGCTATCCAGCACATCCAGTCGACACTCGGCCAAGAGTAGGGATTTTAGGGTAAATTCCAGCAAACAAATGCCATACATGGACGACACTTTAAATTTGAATTCTATGGAACATGAGAGGAAAGTATCCAATCTTTCTAATGTCCCTCACGGGAGGAATGAAGTAGAGTCTACGTCAAATAGTCctaattctttgaaaaattacgtcaGATTCCTCTCACCATCAGATAATGTAGCTCATCAAGCAGCCGAAGTGGATGAAAAGTGCTCACAGCATACTTTGATAGGATCTACAGAGACTATGAAAGGACTTGGGTCAAAAATTCAAGATGTCAGACAGTCACAAATAGAATTGAAAGGTGATTCGTTACACCTCACTGCATCCTCAAGCCTGGATAAGATGGTTGCTCACTGTgagatgtttgaaaatatgtcCAGGGCGTTCGGCACCGACTGTCACCCAAATAATAGAGCCAAACATCATAGTGAAAATTTGCAGTATTCTTCAAATGGTACATCACCGACAAGAAGCTCTAAATGCCTATTACTAGATGCTTTGATAAGCTATCTAAATAGCGCA GACAATATGGTCAGAGTGAAGGCTTGTGAAGGAATAATGGTCTTGGCATCATTACAAGATCCCTTGTTTGCTCGTATCATTGTGAAGAGTGAATTGCCATTTGCATTATCCAGTAGACTAGAAAATTTGTTTAATCTTATACCGGCTCATGTTGATCcaaatgaaattgacgaaGTCAATGTAACTTGGGGATTAGATTCCCCGCTTTGGACTAGTGAAAACGAATTTCCTGGATGTAGACAACTTGCTGCATTTTTCATGTGGCTTGATTATTGCGACCAGCTAACTAGAGAGGCTTATCCAGTAGTTGGAGAAGTTCTTGCTGAAAACATCCATGTGATGTTCTTTCAAAAAGTGTTGACTCCTGCCCTTTCTGATCATCATGTTGTGCTAATCACTGCGCTCATTACAAAATGTTTGAAGGATATGAGATCGCCACTTCTGAACACTG AGATGAATTACTGGCTTGTGGGTCATCGCAGGGATCCCGAATTACCTGGTATTCAACCCTTCCCTGTGATGCATCAGTTAATAAAAAACTGCTACGAGGGCAGTGATGATTTAATTCTTGAAACATTGAGGTTATTCGGAGAAATAATCGAGAGACGACACGAGCATGTCCTACATTGCTTAGTTCTCACTCATCTAACATCTAGGGGATACTACAATAGTGGAGCAGCTGACTGTGCTATCGCTTCTTGGAGtgacgaagaagatgaaagagaaaaaaccagGTGTAGCTTAGACTTATCGTATAAACAAAATCATAGTCGAACATTGGCACCCTCAAACATTCACAGAATCGTAAATTG CTTTCTATCCCTTCTACCCAGAGTGCTACAGTCGGACTTGGATGCGAATAATTACGAGCAATATATCACCGATTGGGAAAAGCAGTACTCTTCAGTCCTAACTGAGTGTGCATTGTTGTCTTGGCCCCTGGAAGCAGTGAAAATGGATGACTTGGCTAGTTTGGACTCGAGACCTGAGGCTGATCATTGCACGCCTAGATTTTATCCAGGGGAATTCTTAACTATgcttttcgagaaaattaccAACATTCCCCACCAGAAATATGACATTAATCTTCAATTGACTGTGCTAGTATCAAGGCTGGCGCTGCTGCCGCACCCATATGTCCATGAATTTCTGCTGAATCCTTTGCTACCCCTAACACCAGGAACTAAAAGTTTGTTCGGGTGTTTACAGCAGGTTGTAAAGTACCTTGCAATCGAGGTTACTAAGGTGAAGGGCTATAAACAAATTTTAAAAGACATACGGCTTAAGTTGCTGCAAGATTCAAATGACAACCA agaaaaagaggacATTCTCTTTGAAAGCGTCATTATCACTGAAGAATTTTGCAAGGAGCTCGCAGCTATATCTTACGTGAAATATTATCGTTCCATGTGA
- the LOC125502215 gene encoding uncharacterized protein LOC125502215 has protein sequence MVAFQSTQPCRLRIVMITCHYNYSFIQVIASLVSESKTVSGSKATAFRYLQFSGLDNKSKQLRSYVSVLFQYGYSVSKENVEKSLGFSVRFAMLLFDRTSHVMSILSHFWTKKWRSLDEYQELLGPVDTLVFLKP, from the exons ATGGTGGCGTTCCAGTCGACACAACCCTGTCGTTTGCGAATAGTAATGAtaacatgtcattataattactcctttattcaggtaattgcatccTTGGTCTCggaatcgaagacagtcagcgGATCAAAGGCTACAGCCTTCAGGTATTTGCAATTTTCGGGCCTGGACAATAAATCCAAGCAACTGCGAAGTtacgtgtcagttttatttcaatatggatACAGCGTCTCAAAGGAAAATGTAG aaaaatcgttgGGGTTCTCCGTTCGATTCGCGATGCTGCTTTTTGACAGAACTTCGCACGTTAtgtccattttgtcgcatttctggacgaaaaaatggagatctctcgacgagtatcaggaattgctcggtccagtcgacacgctcgttttcctgaagccgtaa
- the LOC105693392 gene encoding DALR anticodon-binding domain-containing protein 3 isoform X1 produces MCVNYKMGNSLDLKIEEFVKHLQRLLLGVDDETRKRSSIIKVNNDNLSTHGALCFPTCIETWKKVFPKSLEPGLRCRDILEYYLIRNGIAYDDEQITEKAFQSVIRASSDWYTKIAKCVIENKRVSVFLNREQTFANTVSRVLARGDSYGEFESRNECFYFNVIPDRNSELTNLRLRLIKGVTENVLKAHGCQMSNNINSQNYNITVRSGNNVSENESKVLLCGVVKSMETKAKDTALTEAEYLRQRLAELSKMSNHKRIISGEHGCPNTVLFQQIADAAIALEFLAVRPNRALTISSSSALYKSSLNLKGSLFILYNTARISAIFHKFEDECSNGNYPSLPNIENVDFSLLDQEEEWELLYNFLLGYPEMLKSCARLDVNLEICPQYICSFLSHLCNKFSAYYRRVRILTEGRDHLMPTMMARLYLLKAVQIVTCNALRLINTNPVSQM; encoded by the exons ATGTGTGTCAACTACAAAATGGGGAATAGTCTGGACTTGAAAATAGAAGAGTTCGTAAAACATCTTCAGCGGTTGTTATTGGGCGTCGacgacgaaacgagaaaacgtTCATCAATCATTAAAGTGAACAATGATAATCTATCGACACATGGGGCTCTTTGTTTTCCTACTTGCATCGAGACTTGGAAGAAAGTATTTCCAAAAAGTTTAGAGCCCGGCTTACGTTGTAGAGATATATTGGAATACTACCTTATTAGAAACGGAATCGCATACGATGACGAGCAGATCACAGAAAAG GCTTTCCAGAGCGTGATTCGAGCAAGTAGCGATTGGTATACAAAAATTGCGAAGTGCGTCATTGAGAACAAAAGAGTTAGCGTTTTTTTGAACAGAGAACAAACTTTTGCTAATACCGTCTCTCGAGTTCTGGCTCGAGGTGACAGCTACGGAGAGTTTGAGTCGAGAAATGAGTGCTTTTATTTTAATGTCATCCCAGACAGAAACTCTGAGCTAACAAATCTAAGATTACGTCTAATTAAAGGTGTGACTGAGAATGTACTAAAGGCTCATGGATGCCAAATGTCCAATAATATCAATAGCCAAAATTATAACATCACTGTTAGGTCTGGAAATAATGTCTCCGAAAATGAATCTAAAGTATTACTCTGCGGCGTCGTAAAGAGCATGGAGACAAAAGCAAAGGATACAGCTCTCACAGAAGCAGAATATTTGAGACAAAGACTGGCAGAATTATCCAAAATGTCAAATCACAAACGCATTATCTCTGGTGAGCACGGATGCCCCAACACTGTACTGTTCCAGCAAATTGCAGATGCTGCGATTGCGCTTGAATTTTTGGCCGTGAGACCAAATCGTGCTCTGACAATCTCTTCAAGTTCTGCGTTATACAAGAGTTCTCTTAACCTTAAGG GCTCCTTATTCATCCTCTACAACACAGCCAGAATTTCAGCCatatttcataaatttgaagacGAATGTTCTAATGGGAATTATCCAAGTTTACCAAATATTGAGAATGTGGATTTCTCACTATTAGATCAAGAG gAAGAGTGGGAGCTGTTGTACAATTTTCTACTTGGCTATCCAGAGATGCTTAAAAGTTGTGCGCGATTAGATGTAAACCTGGAAATTTGCCCGCAGtatatttgttcgtttttgtCGCACTTGTGTAATAAATTTAGCGCATATTATCGACGAGTTCGGATCCTAACC GAGGGAAGAGATCATTTGATGCCAACGATGATGGCTAGATTGTACCTACTCAAGGCTGTACAAATAGTGACGTGTAACGCTTTGAGGTTAATAAATACAAATCCAGTTTCGCAGATGTAA
- the LOC105693392 gene encoding DALR anticodon-binding domain-containing protein 3 isoform X2 has product MTSRSQKRSGNNVSENESKVLLCGVVKSMETKAKDTALTEAEYLRQRLAELSKMSNHKRIISGEHGCPNTVLFQQIADAAIALEFLAVRPNRALTISSSSALYKSSLNLKGSLFILYNTARISAIFHKFEDECSNGNYPSLPNIENVDFSLLDQEEEWELLYNFLLGYPEMLKSCARLDVNLEICPQYICSFLSHLCNKFSAYYRRVRILTEGRDHLMPTMMARLYLLKAVQIVTCNALRLINTNPVSQM; this is encoded by the exons ATGACGAGCAGATCACAGAAAAG GTCTGGAAATAATGTCTCCGAAAATGAATCTAAAGTATTACTCTGCGGCGTCGTAAAGAGCATGGAGACAAAAGCAAAGGATACAGCTCTCACAGAAGCAGAATATTTGAGACAAAGACTGGCAGAATTATCCAAAATGTCAAATCACAAACGCATTATCTCTGGTGAGCACGGATGCCCCAACACTGTACTGTTCCAGCAAATTGCAGATGCTGCGATTGCGCTTGAATTTTTGGCCGTGAGACCAAATCGTGCTCTGACAATCTCTTCAAGTTCTGCGTTATACAAGAGTTCTCTTAACCTTAAGG GCTCCTTATTCATCCTCTACAACACAGCCAGAATTTCAGCCatatttcataaatttgaagacGAATGTTCTAATGGGAATTATCCAAGTTTACCAAATATTGAGAATGTGGATTTCTCACTATTAGATCAAGAG gAAGAGTGGGAGCTGTTGTACAATTTTCTACTTGGCTATCCAGAGATGCTTAAAAGTTGTGCGCGATTAGATGTAAACCTGGAAATTTGCCCGCAGtatatttgttcgtttttgtCGCACTTGTGTAATAAATTTAGCGCATATTATCGACGAGTTCGGATCCTAACC GAGGGAAGAGATCATTTGATGCCAACGATGATGGCTAGATTGTACCTACTCAAGGCTGTACAAATAGTGACGTGTAACGCTTTGAGGTTAATAAATACAAATCCAGTTTCGCAGATGTAA